A region of the Myxococcales bacterium genome:
ACCGGGAGGAGCCGCACGAAGGTGACGGCGCGGGTCTTCGGCGGGGGTGGACGCGTGATCACGGTCGGGCGGGCGGGCGTGCGCGGGGGCGCGGAGGGCGCGGCGAGCTCGCTCGAGGGCTCGGGCGGCGCTGCGCTCGCCGAGGGCGCGACCGACGCGGAGGGGACGACCGCGACAGGCGGCGGGGGCGTTGCTCGCCGGAGGCGTCGTGTCGCGCCGAACGCGCTCACCCCCGCGCACACCGCCACCAGGAGGAGCGGCGCGAGCCGCCGGACGAACGCGACGCGCCTGCTGCGGCGCTGCAGGCTCGTGACGACCCGGAGCAGCTGCGAGTCGTGCGGCGCGAAGGCGAGCGCGCGGTTGTAGTCGGCGGCGGCCGCGAGCGCGTCGCCGCGACGGCGGCGCTCCGCTCCGAGCGCGCAGAGGCGCTCGACCATCTTCGCCGAGTGCCGGCCCTCGTAGCCCTCGGGGTCGTCGAGCCAGGCCTCGAGCTCGGCGCGGGGCTCGCCAAAGTCGAGGCGGGCGAGCTCGGCCACCAGCGCGTCGCGCATGGCGCGGACGGTCGGGTAACGGTCCGCGGGCTCTCGGGCGAGCGCGCGATCGCAGATCGCCGACAGCGCCGTACCCACCACCGGGCGCTCGGCCTCGGCCTTCGCGTAGATCCCGTCGAGCACACGCCTCAGGACTTGGGCGGGGTTCTGGCCCTCGAACGGCAGGTGCCCCACCAGGCACTCGTAGAGCAGCACACCGGCGCCGAACACGTCGGCGCGCTCGTCGACCTCGGAGCCGTCGATCTGCTCGGGGGCCATGTGCGCGGGGCTCCCGAGCACCTGGCCCGTGGAGGTCACGCCCTGCACGTCCAGCAGCTTCGCGATGCCAAAATCCGTAAGCTTTACGCGAACTCGGTGCCCAAGAAGATCGCCAGAAACGTCGCCGTCGAGCGCGCGATGCTCGATGAGGACGTTCTCGGGTTTCACGTCGCGATGCACGACCCCCGCGTCGTGAGCGCTCGCGAGCGCCCCGAGGACGTCGAGCACGATCGCGCACCCCACCTCCGGTGGCAGCGCGCCGTGTTCGGCCAGCAGCCGCCGCATGCTCGGTCCGCGGACGAGCTCTACGACGAGAAACTGCTCGTCGTCCTCGTCGCCGGAGACGTCGAACACCTCCACGATGTTGGGGTGCCGGAGCTTCGCGACGGCCCGCGCCTCGGTCGCGAACCGGGCCGCCACTTCCACGGACTCCCGAAGGTGCGCGTGCAGCAGCTTGACGGCGACGTCCCTGCCGAGTCGCGGGTCGTGCGCGCGGTACACCGTGGCCATGCCGCCGTGTCCGAGCTCGCCGAGGAGCTCGTACTTCGCGAGAGACGGCAGGCGCGGCGCGCGCGGTACGGGGCTCAGCTTCGCCACCATGGCGCCGGAAGCGTAGCGGCTTTTCCAGTCGCGGTCCCGCGAGGCGCGCAGCGTCTCGGCCTCCCACGAGCGCCCCGATTAGGCAGAAACGCTGAGGTGTCCCCTGGCTTGGCGCTCATCCAAGCAGTCGACACTGTTCCTATTTTCGCTGCGCTTCGCGCAGCCGCATGCACGATTCACCCCCTGCGATTCGTGCCACGCGCCCGGCTCCGCTCGCATTTGCCCTCGCCCCGCGGTTGGCGCGCGCTTCACGAGCCTGCCTCCCCGCGGATGGCCATGAACCGAGGCGACGGGTAGAAGTCGACACGCACGCGCGGGCGGGCAGCCTTAACCGCCGGCCTTCGGATCGCCGATTCCGTGGCGGCGGAGGTAGCCGCGCACGTGCGCGCGCTCCATGGCGGAGCGCCGCCCAATCTCGCTCACGTTGCCGCTGCACTCGGCGTACAGCGCCGTGAAGTACTCGCGCTCGAACCGCGCGAGCACGTCGCGCTTCGCGTCTTGGAAGGTGCGCCCGCGGGTGGGGGTCGAGTCGCTCGAGGCCACGAGCGGCGCGAGGTGCTGCGCGAGGTCGAGCGGCCCCTCCTTGCCGAAGGCGAGCGCGACCGAGATGACGTTGCGCAGCTCGCGCACGTTGCCAGGCCAGTCGTGGCGCATGAGCCGCTCGAGCGAGTCGCTCGTGATGCGCGCGTAGGCCTCCTTGTCGCCGATGTCGATCATCATCTTGCGCACGAGCGCCGGGATGTCTTCGAGGCGCTCGCGGAGCGGCGGCAGCTCGACGCGGAGCTGCGCCACACGGAAATAAAGGTCGCTCCGGAACGTGCCGGCGTTCACCTCGCGCACGAGATCGCGGCGGGTGGCGGCGATGACCCGCACGTTCACGGGCTTGTAGTTGTTCGAACCGACGCTCTTGATGCGCTGCTCGGCGAGCGCGCGAAGCAGCTTCGGCTGCACGTCGACCGGGAGCTCCCCGAGCTCGTCGAGGAAGATCGTGCCGCCGTCGGCCTCGACGAAGGGCGAGATGCGCTTGTCGACCGCGCCGGTGAAGCTGCCGCGCTCGTGGCCGAAGAGCGCGCTCTCCGCGAGCGAGGGCGGGATGGAGCCGCAGTCCACCACGACGAAGGGCTTGTGCGCGCGGGTGGACGCCTGGTGGATGGCCTGCGCGACGAGCTCCTTGCCGCAGCCGGTCTCCCCGAGGATGAGCACCGTGAGCTCGGTCGGCGCGGCCTTGCGGCAGCGCTCGAACACGGCGCGCATGCCCGCGCTCGACCCCACGAGCGGGCCGAACGCGGCCACCTCGGGGATCTCGACGGTCTCGGGCGTGCTCGGCGTGAACTCGAGGACCGACTCGCCGACCGAGAACACGGTGGGCTTCAGGAGATAGACCTCACCGACGCGGGTGTCACCGAGGAAGGTGCCGTTGCGCGAGCCGAGGTCGCGCACCCGGACCCCGCGCTCGGTCGCGATGAGCTCGACGTGGACCGCGCTCACGCGCTTGTCGTCGAGCACGAGATCGCACGCCTCGTTGCGGCCGATCACGGTGATCTCGGGGCCGATCTCGAGCTTCGACTTGTTGCCGGCGCCCCGCTTGACCGAGAGCGTACCGCCTCGGACCTCCAGGCGTCCCTTGGCGACGATGGTGTTTTCCACGGTTCGCCGTTTTTAACATGAATCCGAGCGGATGACGCAAAGAGATCCCCGGCGGAGGGCGCCCGACGCTCGCGCGCGCCTACTGGATGGCGAACGCCGTGCCGTTCCAGACGAGCCGCACGTGGCGGGTCTTCCCCCACGGCAGGAGCACCGGCACGGTCTGGGCCGTCGGCTCGCCCTCCACGAAGACGCACGTGCGCTCGGTGCAGCCGCGCACGACGCCTGGGCGAACGTCCACGTCGAAGCCTCGCGTCTTGTTCGGCACGAACTGCACGAGCCCCTGCGCGCGCGCCCCGCCCGCCTCCCGCCCGGTCTCCACGCCGAGCAGACGGACGATCCGGTCGCCGGCCGCCGAGTACACCAGGAGGACGTCGCTCTCGACGCCGGGCGATGGCTTCACCTTCCCGCGCACGAGCACCTCGGCGAGCCCGTCGCCGGTGAGATCGCGGGCGGTGACCTCGCCAATGTCCTCCGCCGCGGCGAAGTCCGACAGACGCACGAACGCGTACTGCGTGCCGCCCTTGTAGCCGGGCCCGAGCACCACGAGGTCGCGGCCCACCAGGGCGACGCGCTCGGGGCGCGGATCGCCGTGCGCCTGGACCTGGAGGTCGACCTTCGGGCGCGTGCCCCGGGCCACCTGCTGGTCGGTCAGGTACTGCTCGAAGAGGCGGCGGCCGAGGTCGCCGCCGTTGGCGACGGGCGGCGTGGGGAGATCACGGGGAACGGGCGGCGTCGCCGCGGGCGCGGCCGACGCCTTGGGCCCGTCTTGCGCGACCTCCGAGGCCCGCTGGAAACGATGCCCGTCGAACCGATAGAGCCGCGATTTCACCGTGCCCCACGGGAGCAGCAGCGGCAGCACGTCCCCTCCGAGGGCCGGCTCGCGGTAGCTCTCGGCGACCCAGCCGACCGCGGGCTCCACCGACACCTCGATCTCCGAGCGCGAAATCCGCAGGGAATTCACGAGCTTGTTGGCGCCCCGGCCTGCGGCGACCTCGTGCGCGAAGAGAGTCTCGGGCTCGTCGTGCGGGAAGGCCCACACCTCGAACGCCTCGCGCTCGGCACCGCCGTGGGCGATCCGGCTGCGGACGAGGAGCGAGTCTTTCCCGCGTCCCCCGAGGTCGCGCGCCTCGAGGCGCGCCACGTCGCCAACGAGCTGGCGGTAGAAGAACTGCTTGCCCCCGCGGTAGCCCGGTCCACAGACGGTGACGTAGCGGTCGAAGACGCTCACGCGCTCCTTCATCGCGTCACCCGTGATGTCGACGATGAGGTCGATCTTCGGCACGGCCTTCGCGAGCCCGTTCGGCTCGAGGAGCCCGTCCACCACGGCGCGCTCGGCGGCCGTCGGCAGCGCGGGGAGCTCCGTAGGGGCAGACTCGCCCCCCGGACCGGTGCCGAGCACGCCGAGCTCCTTCGTACCGTCACCGTCGTGGTAGCGCACGGCGGCGCGGAGCCCGACCCGCACGGTCGAGGCCTCGGCGAAGGTGGCCCACGGCACGACCGCCTCGAACGTGAGCCCGCGCTCCTGCGGCGCGTCCACGACCTTGGCGGAGGGGACCGCCTGCCCCTTCGACGGCCCGGCGGCGTAGCGCACGCTGCCGGCGGTCTCGCCCGCCTTGCCCGGGAAGATCGACAGCTCGTACACTTTGTAGCGTCCGCCCGCCGAGGGGAACGCGAGCGCCACCGACACGCGATCCTCGTGCTCGGAAAAGCGTGCAGTTCGCACGTAATTCGGATCGGTGATCTCTCCGGCGAGGTACACCTTGGCGCCGTCGTATTGGAGCGCCACCGCGAACGCGCGGCCCTCGGTCGCGCCGCGGAGGCGCTCGGTCGGGCTGCGCGGCTGCCACTCCTTCAGCAGCCCGTCGAGCTTCACCGGTGCCGCTTCGTCGATGAGCTCGGCCCTGAGCGGGCCCACCAGCGTCGACTCGTAGCCGGACGCGCCCGCGCCGTCGCCGAGGGACGGCAGGCCGCCTTGCGCGGCCGCCGCGGCGGCGATCGAGTCGGGAGCGGCGGGCCTCGGCGTGTTCGGTCTCGGCGCCTGAGCCCCCCCACACGCGATCGCGAGCGACGCGGAGGTGAGCGCGGTCAGCCGACGGAGTGAGCCGAGCGAGCCGAGCGCGGGGCGCGAGCCGAGCGCGGGGTGCGAGCGGAGAGAGCGGAACGCAGACGAAGGCGAGCGCTCGGACACTGGAGGAGCCATTGGGCCGACAGGATAGTCAAAGGTCGCGGACGAGCGAGCGTTTCCGCCAACCGCTCTCGCCGCCGACGTGGCCATCGGTCACGCACGCCGCGACATGGGCCCCAGGCTCTTTCCGACGACCGCCACGCGCTGAAGCACCTTCGTGCCTTCGATCACCGGGACGATGAGGATCGAGAGCACGACCAGCACGAGCCAGTGGGCGCCCGTCAACGCGTAGGTCTGGAAGACCACCCGGAGGCTCGGGACCAGCACCGAGACGAGGTGGATCGCAGCGCTGAGCGCCACGGCGATGAGCAGCGGCCCCGAGAAGCCTGGACGGAGCTTGAAGATCGAGCGGGTCGCTGACCGGCAGCTGAACGCGTGGAACAGGGGCGACAGCGCGAGGAGAGAGAACGCCAAGGCTCGCCCGTAGAGCACCCGCTCGGGCTCCGCGACGCCAGGCCCGAGCTCCCATGGGTACAGGTAGCAGGCCACCCCGAGCCCCCCCATCACCACCCCCACGAACGCGATGCCGAAATACTCGCGCTTTCCGAGCAGCCCGGCCGCAACCTCGCGCGGAGGCTCGAGCATCTGGGAGTCGTCGGGCGGGTCCACGCCGAGCGCGAGCGCGGGGAGCCCGTTGGTCACGAGGTTGATCCACAAGATCATGATGGGGCGCAGCGGCGGCAGCCCAGGGAGGAACGCGGCGACGAAGACCGTGACGACGAGCCCGGCGTTCGACGAGAGCAGGAAGAAGATGAACTTCTGGATGTTTCGCCAGATCGCCCGGCCCTCGCGGACGGCCTCGACGATCGTCGCGAAGTTGTCGTCGGCGAGCACCATGTCGGCCGCGCCGCGCGCCACGTCGGTGCCGTCCTTGCCCATCGCCACGCCGATGTGCGCTTCGCGCAGCGCGGGGGCGTCGTTCACGCCGTCGCCGGTCATCGCGACCACGTGCCCGCGCGCCTTGAAGGCCCGCACGATGCGAAGCTTCTGCTCGGCGGTGACGCGCGCGAACACGCGGGCCGCGTCGATACGCGCCGCCAGCGCCTCGTCGGAGAGCGCGGCGAGCTCGGTCCCCGTGAGGGCGATCGCGCCCTCCTCCCACAGGCCGAGCTCGCGCGCGATCGCGACCGCGGTGAGCTTGTGATCGCCGGTGATCATCACCGCGCGCACGCCGGCGTCGGCGCAGGCCCGCACGGCCTCCTTCACCCCGACGCGCGGCGGATCGATCATGGCGACGAGGCCGAGGAAGCAGAGCCGCTGCTCGAGATCGCCGTGGTGATCGGCGCTCGCGTCGTCGTGCACGTGCCGAGGGAGCTCGCGCCGGGCGACCGCCAGCACGCGGAGGGCCTCTCCGCTCATGCGGTCGGCCTCCCCCTGGATCACCGCGCGCTGCTCGTCGGTGAGCTCGACGATCCCCTCCGCGGTCTCGTGCGCGTGGCACAGCGGCAGGAGCACGTCGGTGCTGCCCTTCGTGTGGACGATCTCGCGCCCCTTGGCGTCGAGAGTGAGCACGGTCATGCGCTTTCGATCGCTGTCGAAGGGCAGCTCCTTCAGGATTCGGTGGCTCGGGAGCACCGACTCCTTGGGCTGCCCACCCTTCGCGGAGAGCGTCAGCAGCGCGCCCTCGGTGGGATCGCCCACGACCCGGTGGCGCCCCCCCTCGCCTACTTCGAGGCGGGCCGAGTTCGCCAGGGCGACGCTGGCGAGCAGGTGACGCAGCGGCGCGTAGTCGGTGTCCGCAGGCGAGCCGTCGACGTTCATGAGCTCGCCGACGGGCTCGTAGCCCGTGCCGGTGACGTCGTAGCTCCGCCCCCCGCAGAACACCTCGCGGACGGTCATCTCGTTCTGGGTGAGCGTCCCGGTCTTGTCGGTGCAGATGACCGTGGCGCTGCCGAGCGTCTCGACCGCGGCGAGCTTCCGCACGATCGCCCCACGCTTCGCCATGCGCTGCATGCCGAGCGCGAGCGTGATGGTGGTGATGGCGGGGAGCCCCTCGGGGATGGCCGCGACCGCGAGGCTCACGGCTCCGAGGAGGATCTGCTGCCAGGTCTCCTTGCCTAGGTAGAGACCCCAGGCGAAAATCAGCGCCGAAAGCACGAGGCACGCCCACAGGATGCGCTTGCCGAAGTGCTCGAGGCGCTCCTCGAGGGGCGTAGTGCTCTCGCGCGGCGCGCTCATGAGCGTGGAGACCTTCCCGAGCTGGGTTTCGGGGCCGGTCGCCACCACGAGCGCGCGCCCCTTCCCGCGCACGACGAGGGTGCCGACGAAGAGCATCGTGGCTTGGTCGCCGAGCGGCGCGTCGATCGCGAGCTCCGCGCGCGCGTCTTTGGTGGCGGGCACCGACTCGCCCGTCAGGGAGGCCTCGTCGACCGACAGATCGATCGCCTGGAGGATGCGCGCGTCGGCCGCGATGGCGTCGCCGGGCTCGACCTCGAGGATGTCGCCGGGCACGACCTCCCGCGCCGGGACGACCGTGGGGAGCTCGTCGCGCAGCACGCGCGCCGAGGGCGAGAGCATCTTCTGGAGGGCGTCGAGCGCGGCCCCCGCGCGGCGCTCCTGCACGTACCCGAGCACCGCGTTCAGCACGACGATGAGGACGATCGAGATCGCGTCACCCCAGCGTGAGAGGAAGCCCTCCTGCGCGTTGCCGGCACCATTCACCACGGCCACGACGCCAGCCACCAGCAGGGTCCCGACGATGGGGTTCGCGAACTGCCCGAAGAACTGCTTCAAGGCGCTCGGCGGCGGCGGCGCCGGGAGCTCGTTCGGGCCCGCGGTGAGCAGGCGAGCGGCCGCCTCCTTCGCGGTGAGGCCCACGGGGGTGGCCTTCAGGCGCTCGAGCAGGACCTCGGGGGCCTCGACGTGGAACGCCGTGGGCGCCGAGCCCCCGGCGGGTGTGGTTGCGCTGGGCGGGGTACGTTCCAAAGGGGGGGCGCCATCATGCAAGAGCCTGGGCACTTTTGTAAGCGCCTTCGGCGGCGCCGCCACGCAGCGGAGCCCCGCCGCTCGCCCGCGGAGCGTGGACGCCGTCCCGCCGCGCCGACGCAGCCCCCTCGCGCGTGTCTCGCCCCGCGCAAGGAAACGCGGCGCGCTTCATGACGGTTCGGCCAGGCTGAACGCCGAGCGCGCCTACGTCTCGCCCAGCGCCGCGCGGTCGAAACGGCGGGATCCGCGCCCAAGATCCCGCCCAAGAGCGCGACACTACTTATGTTTTCTCGCTCTGCTACCGCGCCTTGCGTTGCTGGCCGGCCGCCTCGGCTTCCATCTCCTCGAGCGCGGCAGCGAGCTCGTCCTCCTCCTTCGAGGAGGCGGCGGGCGGGGGCGCGGCGGGCGCCTGCACGCGCGCCTGGACCCCCACCTCGGGGGCCTTGGGGGCCTCCGCCGGGGCGAGCCCCATCTTGCGCTTGAGCGCCGCCAGCTCGTCCTCGGCTCCGGCGTCCCGCTCGAGGGACTGGAAGCGAGAGGCGAGCACGTCGCCCGAGTACTCCTCCTGCAGCTCGGCGCCCGCCTCGGCCTCCGCCTCGAGCTGGTCGATCTTGGCGGACA
Encoded here:
- a CDS encoding cation-translocating P-type ATPase; the encoded protein is MERTPPSATTPAGGSAPTAFHVEAPEVLLERLKATPVGLTAKEAAARLLTAGPNELPAPPPPSALKQFFGQFANPIVGTLLVAGVVAVVNGAGNAQEGFLSRWGDAISIVLIVVLNAVLGYVQERRAGAALDALQKMLSPSARVLRDELPTVVPAREVVPGDILEVEPGDAIAADARILQAIDLSVDEASLTGESVPATKDARAELAIDAPLGDQATMLFVGTLVVRGKGRALVVATGPETQLGKVSTLMSAPRESTTPLEERLEHFGKRILWACLVLSALIFAWGLYLGKETWQQILLGAVSLAVAAIPEGLPAITTITLALGMQRMAKRGAIVRKLAAVETLGSATVICTDKTGTLTQNEMTVREVFCGGRSYDVTGTGYEPVGELMNVDGSPADTDYAPLRHLLASVALANSARLEVGEGGRHRVVGDPTEGALLTLSAKGGQPKESVLPSHRILKELPFDSDRKRMTVLTLDAKGREIVHTKGSTDVLLPLCHAHETAEGIVELTDEQRAVIQGEADRMSGEALRVLAVARRELPRHVHDDASADHHGDLEQRLCFLGLVAMIDPPRVGVKEAVRACADAGVRAVMITGDHKLTAVAIARELGLWEEGAIALTGTELAALSDEALAARIDAARVFARVTAEQKLRIVRAFKARGHVVAMTGDGVNDAPALREAHIGVAMGKDGTDVARGAADMVLADDNFATIVEAVREGRAIWRNIQKFIFFLLSSNAGLVVTVFVAAFLPGLPPLRPIMILWINLVTNGLPALALGVDPPDDSQMLEPPREVAAGLLGKREYFGIAFVGVVMGGLGVACYLYPWELGPGVAEPERVLYGRALAFSLLALSPLFHAFSCRSATRSIFKLRPGFSGPLLIAVALSAAIHLVSVLVPSLRVVFQTYALTGAHWLVLVVLSILIVPVIEGTKVLQRVAVVGKSLGPMSRRA
- a CDS encoding sigma 54-interacting transcriptional regulator — protein: MENTIVAKGRLEVRGGTLSVKRGAGNKSKLEIGPEITVIGRNEACDLVLDDKRVSAVHVELIATERGVRVRDLGSRNGTFLGDTRVGEVYLLKPTVFSVGESVLEFTPSTPETVEIPEVAAFGPLVGSSAGMRAVFERCRKAAPTELTVLILGETGCGKELVAQAIHQASTRAHKPFVVVDCGSIPPSLAESALFGHERGSFTGAVDKRISPFVEADGGTIFLDELGELPVDVQPKLLRALAEQRIKSVGSNNYKPVNVRVIAATRRDLVREVNAGTFRSDLYFRVAQLRVELPPLRERLEDIPALVRKMMIDIGDKEAYARITSDSLERLMRHDWPGNVRELRNVISVALAFGKEGPLDLAQHLAPLVASSDSTPTRGRTFQDAKRDVLARFEREYFTALYAECSGNVSEIGRRSAMERAHVRGYLRRHGIGDPKAGG
- a CDS encoding serine/threonine protein kinase, with protein sequence MVAKLSPVPRAPRLPSLAKYELLGELGHGGMATVYRAHDPRLGRDVAVKLLHAHLRESVEVAARFATEARAVAKLRHPNIVEVFDVSGDEDDEQFLVVELVRGPSMRRLLAEHGALPPEVGCAIVLDVLGALASAHDAGVVHRDVKPENVLIEHRALDGDVSGDLLGHRVRVKLTDFGIAKLLDVQGVTSTGQVLGSPAHMAPEQIDGSEVDERADVFGAGVLLYECLVGHLPFEGQNPAQVLRRVLDGIYAKAEAERPVVGTALSAICDRALAREPADRYPTVRAMRDALVAELARLDFGEPRAELEAWLDDPEGYEGRHSAKMVERLCALGAERRRRGDALAAAADYNRALAFAPHDSQLLRVVTSLQRRSRRVAFVRRLAPLLLVAVCAGVSAFGATRRLRRATPPPPVAVVPSASVAPSASAAPPEPSSELAAPSAPPRTPARPTVITRPPPPKTRAVTFVRLLPVAGVLVAVDGSPAGPASTDRVLTVDDKAHELTFSCAQDMCLPERRFLPAGEAPERLVVSLKIRDARLTVNGDPARTYGIVSRPGLTFRAGSVVSVAMSTGAAPFRVIELETQRVTPVYLKSGQLVTASFEAE